A window of Calonectris borealis chromosome 3, bCalBor7.hap1.2, whole genome shotgun sequence contains these coding sequences:
- the BTBD3 gene encoding BTB/POZ domain-containing protein 3 isoform X1, with protein sequence MVDEKGKNMKCLTFFLMLPETVKNRSKKSSKKGNSSSSSSSKLPPVCYEIITLKTKKKKKMAADIFPRKKPANTSTTAVQQYHQQNLNNNNTIPAPNWQGLYPTIRERNAVMFNNDLMADVHFVVGPPGGTQRLPGHKYVLAVGSSVFHAMFYGELAEDKDEIRIPDVEPAAFLAMLKYIYCDEIDLAADTVLATLYAAKKYIVPHLARACVNFLETSLSAKNACVLLSQSCLFEEPDLTQRCWEVIDAQAELALKSEGFCDIDFQTLESILRRETLNAKEIVVFEAALNWAEVECQRQELTATIENKRKVLGKALYLIRIPTMALDDFANGAAQSGILTLNETNDIFLWYTAAKKPELQFVSKPRKGLVPQRCHRFQSCAYRSNQWRYRGRCDSIQFAVDKRVFIAGFGLYGSSCGSAEYSAKIELKRQGVILGQNLSKYFSDGSSNTFPVWFEYPVQIEPDTFYTASVILDGNELSYFGQEGMTEVQCGKVTVQFQCSSDSTNGTGVQGGQIPELIFYA encoded by the exons ATGGtagatgagaaaggaaagaacatgAAATGTCTCACCTTCTTCTTGATGCTTCCAGAGACGGTCAAGAACAGGTCCAAGAAGAGCTCTAAGAAgggaaatagcagcagcagtagcagcagcaaatTGCCTCCAGTTTGTTATGAAATCATTACCTTGAAGaccaaaaagaagaagaagatggCTGCTGATATTTTTCCCCGAAAGAAACCAGCCAACACTAGTACAACTGCTGTCCAGCAGTATCACCAGCAAAATCTCAATAACAACAACACTATTCCGGCACCTAATTGGCAAGGACTTTATCCAACCATCAGAGAGAG AAATGCAGTGATGTTCAACAATGACTTGATGGCAGATGTTCATTTTGTGGTCGGGCCGCCAGGTGGGACCCAGCGGCTGCCAGGACACAAA TATGTCCTGGCGGTTGGGAGCTCTGTCTTCCATGCGATGTTTTATGGAGAGCTTGCTGAGGACAAAGATGAAATCCGTATACCAGATGTTGAGCCTGCTGCTTTTCTCGCAATGCTGAA ATACATATATTGTGATGAAATTGATTTGGCGGCAGATACCGTACTGGCCACTCTTTATGCTGCCAAGAAGTATATCGTCCCTCATCTTGCCCGCGCCTGCGTCAACTTTCTAGAGACAAGTCTAAGTGCAAAGAATGCCTGTGTGCTGCTTTCCCAGAGCTGCTTGTTCGAGGAACCTGACCTGACCCAGCGCTGTTGGGAAGTGATTGATGCCCAAGCTGAGCTAGCTTTGAAGTCTGAGGGGTTCTGTGACATTGATTTTCAGACACTTGAAAGCATTCTCCGAAGGGAGACTCTGAATGCCAAAGAAATTGTTGTTTTCGAAGCAGCTCTGAACTGGGCTGAAGTGGAGTGTCAGCGACAAGAGCTAACAGCTACCATAGAGAACAAGCGCAAAGTCCTCGGGAAGGCTCTGTACTTGATACGCATCCCTACCATGGCACTTGACGACTTTGCGAATGGCGCTGCTCAGTCTGGGATCCTGACTCTCAACGAAACCAATGATATCTTCCTCTGGTATACGGCTGCCAAAAAGCCAGAGTTGCAGTTTGTAAGCAAGCCCCGGAAAGGCCTCGTTCCTCAGCGATGTCACCGCTTCCAGTCCTGCGCTTACCGCAGCAACCAGTGGCGCTACAGGGGCCGGTGTGACAGCATCCAGTTTGCTGTTGATAAGAGAGTGTTTATTGCTGGCTTTGGGCTGTACGGCTCCAGCTGTGGATCAGCAGAGTACAGTGCCAAGATTGAACTCAAACGACAAGGAGTTATCCTAGGCCAGAACTTGAGTAAATATTTCTCAGATGGTTCTAGTAACACTTTTCCCGTGTGGTTTGAATATCCAGTGCAGATTGAGCCTGACACCTTTTACACAGCTAGTGTGATTCTGGATGGTAACGAACTCAGCTATTTTGGACAAGAAGGAATGACAGAAGTTCAGTGTGGGAAGGTGACTGTTCAGTTTCAGTGCTCTTCGGACAGTACAAATGGCACTGGGGTACAGGGAGGGCAAATTCCCGAACTCATATTTTATGCTTGA
- the BTBD3 gene encoding BTB/POZ domain-containing protein 3 isoform X2: MAADIFPRKKPANTSTTAVQQYHQQNLNNNNTIPAPNWQGLYPTIRERNAVMFNNDLMADVHFVVGPPGGTQRLPGHKYVLAVGSSVFHAMFYGELAEDKDEIRIPDVEPAAFLAMLKYIYCDEIDLAADTVLATLYAAKKYIVPHLARACVNFLETSLSAKNACVLLSQSCLFEEPDLTQRCWEVIDAQAELALKSEGFCDIDFQTLESILRRETLNAKEIVVFEAALNWAEVECQRQELTATIENKRKVLGKALYLIRIPTMALDDFANGAAQSGILTLNETNDIFLWYTAAKKPELQFVSKPRKGLVPQRCHRFQSCAYRSNQWRYRGRCDSIQFAVDKRVFIAGFGLYGSSCGSAEYSAKIELKRQGVILGQNLSKYFSDGSSNTFPVWFEYPVQIEPDTFYTASVILDGNELSYFGQEGMTEVQCGKVTVQFQCSSDSTNGTGVQGGQIPELIFYA; encoded by the exons atggCTGCTGATATTTTTCCCCGAAAGAAACCAGCCAACACTAGTACAACTGCTGTCCAGCAGTATCACCAGCAAAATCTCAATAACAACAACACTATTCCGGCACCTAATTGGCAAGGACTTTATCCAACCATCAGAGAGAG AAATGCAGTGATGTTCAACAATGACTTGATGGCAGATGTTCATTTTGTGGTCGGGCCGCCAGGTGGGACCCAGCGGCTGCCAGGACACAAA TATGTCCTGGCGGTTGGGAGCTCTGTCTTCCATGCGATGTTTTATGGAGAGCTTGCTGAGGACAAAGATGAAATCCGTATACCAGATGTTGAGCCTGCTGCTTTTCTCGCAATGCTGAA ATACATATATTGTGATGAAATTGATTTGGCGGCAGATACCGTACTGGCCACTCTTTATGCTGCCAAGAAGTATATCGTCCCTCATCTTGCCCGCGCCTGCGTCAACTTTCTAGAGACAAGTCTAAGTGCAAAGAATGCCTGTGTGCTGCTTTCCCAGAGCTGCTTGTTCGAGGAACCTGACCTGACCCAGCGCTGTTGGGAAGTGATTGATGCCCAAGCTGAGCTAGCTTTGAAGTCTGAGGGGTTCTGTGACATTGATTTTCAGACACTTGAAAGCATTCTCCGAAGGGAGACTCTGAATGCCAAAGAAATTGTTGTTTTCGAAGCAGCTCTGAACTGGGCTGAAGTGGAGTGTCAGCGACAAGAGCTAACAGCTACCATAGAGAACAAGCGCAAAGTCCTCGGGAAGGCTCTGTACTTGATACGCATCCCTACCATGGCACTTGACGACTTTGCGAATGGCGCTGCTCAGTCTGGGATCCTGACTCTCAACGAAACCAATGATATCTTCCTCTGGTATACGGCTGCCAAAAAGCCAGAGTTGCAGTTTGTAAGCAAGCCCCGGAAAGGCCTCGTTCCTCAGCGATGTCACCGCTTCCAGTCCTGCGCTTACCGCAGCAACCAGTGGCGCTACAGGGGCCGGTGTGACAGCATCCAGTTTGCTGTTGATAAGAGAGTGTTTATTGCTGGCTTTGGGCTGTACGGCTCCAGCTGTGGATCAGCAGAGTACAGTGCCAAGATTGAACTCAAACGACAAGGAGTTATCCTAGGCCAGAACTTGAGTAAATATTTCTCAGATGGTTCTAGTAACACTTTTCCCGTGTGGTTTGAATATCCAGTGCAGATTGAGCCTGACACCTTTTACACAGCTAGTGTGATTCTGGATGGTAACGAACTCAGCTATTTTGGACAAGAAGGAATGACAGAAGTTCAGTGTGGGAAGGTGACTGTTCAGTTTCAGTGCTCTTCGGACAGTACAAATGGCACTGGGGTACAGGGAGGGCAAATTCCCGAACTCATATTTTATGCTTGA